The following are encoded together in the Streptomyces rapamycinicus NRRL 5491 genome:
- a CDS encoding ABC-F family ATP-binding cassette domain-containing protein, whose translation MATNLVNVESVGKVYGTRALLDGVSLGVNEGDRIGVVGRNGDGKTTLIRILAKLEPADDGRVTHAGGLRLGVLTQHDSLDPEATVRHEVIGDLADHEWAGDAKIRDVLTGLFGGLDLPGFPQGLDTVIGPLSGGERRRIALAQLLIAEQDLIVLDEPTNHLDVEGISWLAGHLRARRSGLVVVTHDRWFLDQVCTRMWDVQRGAVHEYEGGYSDYVFARAERERIAASEETKRQNMMRKELAWLRRGAPARTSKPRFRIEAANALIADVPPPRDSAELMKFANSRLGKTVFDLEDVTVTAGPKVLLTHLTWQLGPGDRIGLVGVNGAGKTSLLRALAEAARSEGEQQPAEGRVVVGKTVKLAYLSQEVAELDRNLRVLEAVEQIRQRVDLGKGREMTASQLCEKFGFTKEKQWTPVDDLSGGERRRLQILRLLMDEPNVLFLDEPTNDLDIETLTQLEDLLDGWPGSLVVISHDRYFIERTTDRVLALLGDATLRMLPRGVDEYLERRQRALAAASPAAASPAKRKTGEQAARQRSAADQRAAKKELQRIERRLDRISEQESGLHARIAEHATDFTKVAELDTQLRELTGERDELETRWLELADDA comes from the coding sequence ATGGCGACCAACCTGGTCAACGTTGAATCCGTCGGCAAGGTGTACGGCACCCGTGCCCTGCTGGACGGCGTCTCCCTCGGGGTGAACGAGGGCGACCGCATCGGCGTCGTCGGCCGTAACGGCGACGGCAAGACCACGCTCATCCGGATCCTCGCCAAGCTGGAGCCCGCCGACGACGGCCGCGTCACCCACGCCGGTGGGCTGCGGCTCGGCGTGCTCACCCAGCACGACTCGCTTGACCCCGAGGCCACCGTCCGCCATGAGGTGATCGGCGATCTCGCCGATCACGAGTGGGCCGGTGACGCCAAGATCCGGGATGTGCTCACCGGGCTGTTCGGCGGGCTGGACCTGCCCGGCTTCCCCCAGGGGCTCGATACGGTCATCGGTCCGCTGTCCGGCGGTGAGCGCCGCCGTATCGCGCTCGCCCAGTTGCTGATCGCCGAGCAGGATCTGATCGTCCTCGACGAGCCCACCAACCACCTCGACGTCGAGGGCATCTCCTGGCTGGCGGGGCATCTGCGCGCGCGCCGCTCGGGCCTGGTGGTGGTCACCCACGACCGCTGGTTCCTCGACCAGGTCTGTACCCGGATGTGGGACGTCCAGCGCGGCGCCGTCCACGAGTACGAGGGCGGCTACAGCGACTACGTCTTCGCGCGCGCCGAGCGCGAGCGCATCGCCGCCAGCGAGGAGACCAAGCGGCAGAACATGATGCGCAAGGAGCTCGCCTGGCTGCGCCGTGGCGCGCCCGCCCGCACCAGCAAGCCCCGCTTCCGCATCGAGGCGGCGAACGCGCTGATCGCGGACGTCCCGCCGCCCCGCGACAGCGCCGAGCTGATGAAGTTCGCCAACTCCCGGCTCGGCAAGACCGTCTTCGACTTGGAGGACGTGACCGTCACCGCCGGGCCCAAGGTGCTGCTCACCCATCTGACCTGGCAGTTGGGGCCCGGTGACCGGATCGGTCTGGTGGGGGTGAACGGCGCGGGCAAGACCTCGCTGCTGCGGGCCCTCGCCGAGGCCGCCCGCAGCGAGGGCGAACAGCAGCCCGCCGAGGGCCGGGTCGTGGTCGGCAAGACCGTGAAGCTCGCGTATCTGTCCCAGGAGGTCGCCGAACTCGACCGGAACCTGCGGGTCCTGGAGGCCGTCGAGCAGATCCGGCAGCGCGTCGACCTCGGCAAGGGCCGGGAGATGACCGCTTCCCAGCTGTGCGAGAAGTTCGGCTTCACCAAGGAGAAGCAGTGGACCCCGGTCGACGATCTCTCCGGCGGTGAGCGGCGCCGGCTGCAGATCCTGCGGCTGCTGATGGACGAGCCCAATGTGCTCTTCCTGGACGAGCCCACCAACGACCTGGACATCGAGACCCTGACCCAGCTGGAGGACCTGCTCGACGGCTGGCCAGGCTCACTCGTGGTCATCAGCCACGACCGCTACTTCATCGAGCGCACCACCGACCGGGTGCTCGCCCTGCTGGGCGACGCCACCCTGCGGATGCTGCCGCGCGGCGTGGACGAGTACCTGGAGCGGCGGCAGCGGGCCCTGGCCGCGGCCTCCCCGGCCGCCGCGTCGCCCGCCAAGCGGAAGACCGGCGAACAGGCCGCCCGCCAGCGGTCGGCGGCCGACCAGCGCGCCGCCAAGAAGGAGCTTCAGCGCATCGAGCGGCGGCTGGACCGGATCAGCGAGCAGGAGTCCGGGCTGCACGCGCGGATCGCCGAGCACGCCACGGACTTCACCAAGGTCGCCGAGCTCGATACGCAGCTGCGCGAGCTGACGGGGGAGCGGGACGAGCTGGAGACCCGCTGGCTGGAGCTGGCCGACGACGCATGA
- a CDS encoding 4-(cytidine 5'-diphospho)-2-C-methyl-D-erythritol kinase, whose amino-acid sequence MSRPVTARVPAKVNVQLAVGGLRPDGFHDLANVFLAVGLHDEVTATPADALRITVEGTDAGQVPLDRSNLAARAALALAERHGIAPGVHLHIAKDIPVAGGMAGGSADAAGALLACDALWGTQVIRAELLEICAELGSDIPFSLVGGVALGRGRGELLTPLETGGTFHWVFAVADGGLSTPAVYRECDRLREASGAGASAADVPDPEPSQALLDALRTGDATALAAAVSNDLQPAALSLRPALADTLRAGADAGALASLVSGSGPTCAFLAKDTEAAQAVANGLAASGTCRTVRVTSGPVPGARLLDA is encoded by the coding sequence GTGAGCCGCCCCGTGACCGCCCGTGTGCCCGCCAAGGTCAACGTCCAGCTCGCGGTCGGCGGACTGCGCCCCGACGGGTTCCACGACCTGGCCAACGTCTTCCTCGCCGTCGGGCTCCACGACGAGGTCACCGCCACCCCCGCCGACGCCCTCCGGATCACCGTCGAGGGCACGGACGCCGGTCAGGTGCCGCTGGACCGCAGCAACCTCGCGGCCCGTGCCGCTCTCGCGCTCGCCGAGCGGCACGGCATCGCGCCCGGCGTGCACCTCCACATCGCCAAGGACATCCCCGTCGCGGGCGGTATGGCGGGCGGCAGCGCGGACGCCGCCGGGGCGCTGCTGGCGTGCGACGCGCTGTGGGGCACCCAGGTGATCCGCGCCGAACTCCTCGAAATCTGCGCCGAGTTGGGCAGCGACATCCCCTTCAGCCTCGTCGGTGGCGTAGCCCTCGGCCGGGGCCGGGGCGAACTGCTGACGCCGCTGGAGACCGGCGGCACCTTCCACTGGGTGTTCGCCGTGGCCGACGGCGGGCTGTCCACCCCCGCCGTCTACCGCGAATGCGACCGGCTGCGCGAGGCGTCCGGCGCGGGAGCGAGCGCCGCCGACGTCCCCGACCCCGAGCCCTCCCAGGCGCTGCTGGACGCGCTGCGCACCGGCGACGCCACCGCGCTGGCCGCCGCCGTCTCCAACGATCTGCAGCCCGCGGCGCTCTCGCTGCGCCCCGCGCTCGCCGACACCTTGCGCGCCGGTGCGGACGCGGGCGCGCTCGCCTCCCTCGTCTCCGGCTCCGGTCCGACCTGCGCCTTCCTGGCGAAGGACACCGAGGCCGCGCAGGCGGTGGCGAACGGGCTGGCCGCCTCGGGAACCTGCCGCACGGTCCGGGTCACCTCCGGCCCGGTCCCCGGCGCGCGGCTGCTCGACGCCTGA
- the rsmA gene encoding 16S rRNA (adenine(1518)-N(6)/adenine(1519)-N(6))-dimethyltransferase RsmA, producing the protein MSSTDSDVLLGPAEIRELAARLGVRPTKQRGQNFVIDANTVRRIVRIAEVRPDDVVVEVGPGLGSLTLALLEAADRVIAVEIDDALAAALPATVEARLPHRADRFALVHSDALRVTELPGPAPTALVANLPYNVAVPVLLHMLGRFPTIERTLVMVQSEVADRLAAPPGSKVYGVPSVKAAWYTHVKRAGAIGRNVFWPAPNVDSGLVSLIRRDEPPRTTATREEVFAVVDAAFAQRRKTLRAALAGWAGSAGAAEEALKAAGVSPQARGESLTVEDFAAIAEHGPAT; encoded by the coding sequence GTGAGCTCCACCGACTCCGACGTTCTGCTCGGCCCCGCCGAAATCCGCGAACTCGCGGCGCGGCTCGGCGTACGTCCGACCAAGCAGCGCGGCCAGAACTTCGTCATCGACGCCAATACGGTCCGCCGGATCGTCCGGATCGCCGAGGTACGCCCGGACGACGTGGTCGTCGAGGTCGGCCCCGGGCTCGGTTCGCTGACCCTCGCGCTGCTGGAGGCCGCCGACCGGGTCATCGCCGTCGAGATCGACGACGCCCTCGCGGCGGCCCTCCCCGCGACCGTCGAGGCCCGGCTGCCGCACCGCGCAGACCGCTTCGCGCTGGTGCACAGCGACGCCCTGCGGGTGACCGAACTGCCGGGCCCCGCCCCGACCGCGCTGGTCGCCAACCTGCCGTACAACGTCGCCGTGCCCGTGCTGCTCCATATGCTCGGGCGGTTCCCGACCATCGAACGGACCCTGGTCATGGTCCAGTCCGAGGTCGCCGACCGGCTCGCCGCCCCGCCCGGCTCCAAGGTCTACGGCGTCCCGTCCGTGAAGGCCGCCTGGTACACCCACGTCAAGCGCGCGGGCGCGATCGGCCGCAACGTCTTCTGGCCCGCCCCGAACGTCGACTCCGGCCTGGTCTCGCTGATCCGCCGGGACGAGCCCCCGCGCACCACCGCCACCCGGGAAGAGGTCTTCGCGGTGGTGGACGCGGCGTTCGCCCAGCGCCGCAAGACCCTCAGGGCGGCGCTCGCGGGCTGGGCCGGTTCGGCGGGGGCCGCGGAGGAGGCCCTGAAGGCCGCCGGGGTCTCGCCGCAGGCGCGCGGGGAATCGCTGACGGTGGAGGACTTCGCCGCGATCGCCGAGCACGGACCGGCAACCTGA
- a CDS encoding resuscitation-promoting factor — translation MECYRSVVVSRRASHRVPGGRAAARRAARRGTTSRTDPMRRLLPQAMVVAALAGGTSAFVAQDKAVRLSVDGDARTLHTYADDVGELLADQDVRVGAHDIVAPAPGERLGDGDEIAVRYGRPVTLTLDGERRRVWTTARTVDGALRQLGVRAEGAYLSASRSAAITSRGLLLHVRTQRTVTFLADGRPHTVRTNAATVGEALAAAGLTLRGQDTTSVPQDSFPRDGQTVTVMRITGGKEARDHPVPFTTVRRVDPTLPKGTELVARRGEPGTLRITYRVRSVNGVRQRPRKIGSEIVKAPVARIVRVGTMTVPAGVGGPADGLNWRAMARCESGGRPDAVDGSGRYGGLYQLDQGTWHALGGHGRPQDAPPSEQTYRAKKLYQQRGASPWPSCGSKLHR, via the coding sequence GTGGAGTGTTACCGGAGTGTTGTCGTGAGCCGTAGGGCCAGCCACCGCGTCCCGGGCGGCCGTGCCGCCGCCCGCCGAGCCGCCCGGCGCGGCACCACCAGCCGGACCGATCCCATGCGCCGGCTGCTGCCGCAGGCGATGGTGGTCGCCGCCCTGGCCGGCGGCACCTCCGCCTTTGTCGCCCAGGACAAGGCCGTACGGCTCAGCGTCGACGGCGACGCGCGCACATTGCACACCTACGCCGACGACGTGGGCGAGCTGCTGGCGGACCAGGACGTCCGCGTCGGCGCGCACGACATCGTCGCCCCCGCGCCCGGGGAGCGGCTCGGCGACGGCGACGAGATCGCCGTCCGCTACGGCCGCCCCGTCACCCTCACCCTCGACGGGGAGCGCCGCCGGGTGTGGACCACCGCCCGCACGGTTGACGGCGCACTGCGCCAACTGGGCGTACGTGCCGAGGGCGCGTACCTGTCCGCCTCCCGCTCCGCCGCCATCACCAGCCGCGGGCTGCTCCTGCACGTCCGCACCCAGCGCACCGTCACCTTCCTCGCCGACGGGCGCCCCCACACCGTCCGCACCAACGCGGCCACCGTCGGCGAGGCCCTCGCCGCCGCCGGGCTCACCCTGCGCGGCCAGGACACCACCTCCGTCCCGCAGGACAGCTTCCCGCGCGACGGCCAGACGGTGACGGTGATGCGGATCACCGGCGGCAAGGAGGCCCGGGACCATCCGGTGCCCTTCACCACCGTCCGCCGCGTCGACCCCACCCTCCCCAAGGGCACCGAGCTCGTGGCCCGGCGCGGCGAGCCGGGCACCCTGCGCATCACCTACCGGGTGCGCAGCGTCAACGGCGTACGGCAGCGGCCGCGGAAGATCGGCAGCGAGATCGTCAAGGCGCCCGTGGCCCGGATCGTCCGGGTCGGCACCATGACCGTGCCCGCCGGCGTCGGCGGCCCGGCGGACGGGCTCAACTGGCGGGCGATGGCCCGCTGCGAATCGGGCGGCCGACCCGACGCGGTCGACGGCTCCGGCCGCTACGGCGGCCTCTACCAGCTCGACCAGGGCACCTGGCACGCCCTCGGCGGCCACGGCCGCCCCCAGGACGCGCCCCCGTCCGAGCAGACCTACCGCGCGAAGAAGCTCTACCAACAACGCGGCGCCAGCCCCTGGCCCAGCTGCGGCTCCAAACTCCACCGGTGA
- a CDS encoding TatD family hydrolase produces the protein MAKTASTPGGSGKASGAQKEKDPPPPPPEPLRVPVADSHTHLDMQSGTVEEALAKAASVGVTTVVQVGCDLAGSRWAAETAAAHESVWATVALHPNEAPRIVLGDPDGWSRQGAREPGGDAALDAALDAIAALAALPQVRGVGETGLDYFRTGPEGMAAQERSFRRHIAIAKEHGKALVIHDREAHDDVLRVLAEEGAPETVVFHCYSGDAAMAKICAERGYHMSFAGNITFKNAQPLRDALAVAPLDLVLVETDAPFLTPVPYRGRPNAPYLIPLTLRAMAEVKGVPEDTLATAVAANTARVFDY, from the coding sequence ATGGCGAAAACAGCATCGACCCCCGGCGGCAGTGGCAAGGCGAGCGGCGCGCAAAAGGAAAAGGACCCGCCCCCGCCGCCGCCGGAGCCCCTCAGGGTCCCGGTCGCCGATTCCCACACCCACCTGGACATGCAGTCGGGCACCGTCGAGGAGGCGCTGGCCAAGGCCGCCTCGGTCGGCGTCACGACCGTCGTCCAGGTGGGGTGCGACCTCGCCGGGTCCCGGTGGGCGGCCGAGACCGCGGCGGCGCACGAGAGCGTCTGGGCCACGGTGGCCCTGCACCCCAACGAGGCGCCGCGCATCGTCCTGGGAGACCCCGACGGCTGGTCCCGGCAGGGCGCCAGGGAGCCCGGCGGCGACGCCGCCCTGGACGCGGCCCTCGACGCGATAGCGGCCCTCGCCGCACTGCCCCAGGTGCGCGGCGTGGGCGAGACCGGTCTGGACTACTTCCGCACCGGGCCGGAGGGCATGGCCGCCCAGGAGCGCTCGTTCCGGCGCCACATCGCCATCGCCAAGGAGCACGGCAAGGCGCTGGTCATCCACGACCGGGAGGCCCACGACGATGTGCTGCGGGTGCTCGCCGAGGAGGGCGCGCCCGAGACCGTCGTCTTCCACTGCTACTCCGGTGACGCGGCCATGGCGAAGATCTGCGCCGAGCGCGGCTACCACATGTCGTTCGCGGGCAACATCACCTTCAAGAACGCCCAGCCGCTGCGCGACGCCCTCGCCGTCGCCCCGCTCGACCTGGTCCTCGTCGAGACCGACGCGCCCTTCCTGACCCCCGTCCCCTACCGCGGACGGCCCAACGCTCCCTATCTGATTCCGCTCACCCTGCGGGCCATGGCCGAGGTCAAGGGCGTCCCCGAGGACACCCTGGCGACCGCCGTAGCGGCCAATACGGCGCGCGTCTTCGACTATTGA
- the rsmI gene encoding 16S rRNA (cytidine(1402)-2'-O)-methyltransferase — protein MTGTLVLAGTPIGDTADAPPRLAAELVAADVIAAEDTRRLRRLTQALDVRPGGRVVSYFEGNESARTPELVDSLAGGARVLLVTDAGMPSVSDPGYRLVAAAVERGITVTAVPGPSAVLTALAVSGLPVDRFCFEGFPPRKAGERLTRLREVADERRTLVWFEAPHRLDDTLAAMAEVFGPDRRAAVCRELTKTYEEVRRGPLAELAAWAAEGVRGEITIVVEGAPAPGPDEAGPAELARRVTVREEAGERRKEAIAAVAQEAGVPKRQVFDAVVAAKNAAGSTPRGGKAP, from the coding sequence GTGACTGGAACGCTCGTACTGGCAGGGACCCCCATCGGCGACACGGCGGACGCGCCCCCGAGGCTGGCCGCCGAACTCGTGGCCGCCGATGTGATCGCCGCCGAGGACACCCGGCGGCTGCGCCGCCTCACCCAGGCCCTGGACGTGCGCCCGGGCGGCCGGGTGGTGTCCTATTTCGAGGGCAACGAGTCGGCGCGCACGCCCGAGCTGGTCGACTCGCTGGCCGGGGGCGCCCGGGTGCTGCTGGTCACCGACGCGGGCATGCCATCGGTCTCCGACCCCGGCTACCGGCTGGTGGCCGCCGCCGTGGAGCGCGGGATCACCGTCACCGCCGTGCCCGGCCCGTCCGCGGTGCTCACCGCGCTGGCCGTGTCCGGGCTGCCGGTGGACCGCTTCTGCTTCGAGGGGTTCCCGCCGCGCAAGGCGGGGGAGCGGCTGACCCGGCTGCGCGAGGTCGCCGACGAGCGCCGCACCCTGGTCTGGTTCGAGGCCCCGCACCGGCTGGACGACACGCTCGCGGCCATGGCCGAGGTGTTCGGCCCGGACCGCCGCGCCGCGGTGTGCCGGGAGCTGACCAAGACCTACGAGGAGGTGCGGCGCGGCCCGCTGGCCGAGCTGGCCGCCTGGGCGGCCGAGGGCGTACGCGGCGAGATCACCATCGTGGTCGAGGGCGCCCCCGCGCCCGGGCCCGACGAGGCCGGCCCCGCCGAGCTGGCCCGCCGGGTCACGGTGCGCGAGGAGGCCGGTGAGCGCCGTAAGGAGGCCATCGCGGCGGTGGCGCAGGAGGCCGGGGTGCCCAAACGACAGGTGTTCGACGCGGTCGTGGCCGCGAAGAACGCCGCGGGAAGCACGCCACGCGGAGGTAAAGCCCCGTAG
- a CDS encoding dolichyl-phosphate-mannose--protein mannosyltransferase yields MSSDTATHAQPGKATGQQPPAWQRRLRRFGYAGQTRPGVRERLVPPYAEPGTRLWEILGATPSAAARIARWSGWGGPLLIALCAGLTRFWHLGRPDNVIFDETYYAKDAWSIWEYGYEGTWPKSANDRILDAPQHIPLSDAASYVVHPPVGKWVIGLGEQFFGLHPFGWRFMVAVLGTLSVLMLCRIGRRLFRSTFLGCLAGALMAVDGLHFVMSRTALLDLVVMFFVLAAFGCLLVDRDRARARLAAALPAGEDGAARPDPAVARGLKLGARPWRIAAGVLLGLAIGTKWNGLYVLAAFGLMTVLWDVGSRRAAGALRPYRAVLRRDLGWAFVSLVPVAILTYIASWSGWFTSSGSYDQGRGWRHSGYFRHWAESAKSDGGGGHGTGGTFDWLLNPLRSLWHYESEVYKFHVNLDSPHVYQSNPWSWLVQSRPVSYFYESPRAGQEGCPKDAAEKCAREVLAIGTPLLWWTACFALLYLLFRWALRRDWRAGAILCGIAAGYLPWFLYQDRTIFSFYAVVFVPFLCLGVAMMIGALLGPPGASETRRVIGAVGSGALVLLIIWNFIYFFPLYTGQTMPMDAWRARMWLDTWI; encoded by the coding sequence GTGAGCAGTGACACCGCGACCCACGCCCAGCCGGGCAAAGCCACCGGCCAACAGCCGCCGGCCTGGCAGCGCCGGCTGCGCCGTTTCGGATACGCGGGCCAGACCAGGCCCGGCGTACGGGAGCGGCTGGTCCCGCCGTACGCGGAGCCGGGCACCCGGCTCTGGGAGATCCTCGGCGCGACCCCCTCGGCGGCGGCCAGAATCGCCCGCTGGAGCGGCTGGGGCGGTCCGCTGCTGATCGCGCTGTGCGCCGGGCTGACCCGCTTCTGGCATCTGGGCCGACCGGACAACGTCATATTCGACGAGACGTACTACGCCAAGGACGCCTGGTCGATCTGGGAGTACGGCTACGAGGGCACCTGGCCGAAATCCGCCAACGACCGGATTCTCGACGCCCCGCAGCACATCCCGCTCAGCGACGCGGCCTCGTATGTGGTGCACCCGCCGGTGGGCAAGTGGGTCATCGGGCTCGGCGAGCAGTTCTTCGGGCTGCATCCGTTCGGCTGGCGGTTCATGGTCGCGGTGCTCGGCACCCTCTCGGTGCTGATGCTGTGCCGGATCGGGCGGCGGCTGTTCCGGTCGACGTTCCTCGGCTGCCTCGCGGGCGCGCTGATGGCCGTGGACGGGCTGCACTTCGTGATGAGCCGCACCGCGCTGCTCGACCTGGTCGTGATGTTCTTCGTGCTGGCCGCCTTCGGCTGTCTGCTCGTCGACCGGGACCGGGCGCGCGCCCGGCTCGCGGCGGCGCTGCCGGCCGGTGAGGACGGCGCGGCGCGGCCGGACCCGGCGGTCGCCCGGGGCCTGAAGCTGGGCGCGCGGCCGTGGCGGATCGCGGCCGGGGTGCTGCTGGGCCTGGCGATCGGCACCAAGTGGAACGGGCTGTACGTGCTCGCGGCCTTCGGCCTGATGACCGTGCTGTGGGACGTGGGCAGCCGCCGCGCCGCGGGCGCCCTCCGCCCCTACCGGGCGGTGCTGCGGCGCGATCTGGGCTGGGCGTTCGTCTCACTGGTGCCTGTGGCGATCCTCACGTACATCGCCTCCTGGTCGGGCTGGTTCACCTCGAGCGGCAGCTACGACCAGGGGCGCGGCTGGCGGCACAGCGGCTACTTCCGCCACTGGGCCGAGTCCGCCAAGTCCGACGGCGGCGGCGGCCACGGCACCGGCGGCACCTTCGACTGGCTGCTCAACCCGCTGCGCAGCCTGTGGCACTACGAGTCCGAGGTCTACAAGTTCCACGTCAACCTGGACTCGCCGCATGTCTACCAGTCCAACCCGTGGAGCTGGCTGGTCCAGTCCCGCCCGGTCTCGTACTTCTACGAGTCCCCCCGGGCCGGCCAGGAGGGCTGTCCCAAGGACGCCGCCGAGAAGTGCGCCCGCGAGGTGCTGGCCATCGGCACCCCGCTGCTGTGGTGGACGGCCTGTTTCGCGCTGCTGTACCTGCTGTTCCGATGGGCGCTGCGGCGCGACTGGCGGGCGGGCGCGATCCTGTGCGGGATCGCCGCGGGCTATCTGCCGTGGTTCCTCTACCAGGACCGGACGATCTTCTCCTTCTACGCCGTCGTCTTCGTGCCCTTCCTGTGCCTCGGGGTGGCGATGATGATCGGCGCGCTGCTGGGGCCACCGGGCGCGAGCGAGACCCGCCGGGTGATCGGCGCGGTCGGCTCGGGCGCCCTCGTCCTGCTGATCATCTGGAACTTCATCTACTTCTTCCCGCTGTACACAGGGCAGACGATGCCGATGGACGCCTGGCGTGCCCGGATGTGGCTCGACACCTGGATCTGA
- a CDS encoding penicillin-binding transpeptidase domain-containing protein, translating to MRSGARAAIVGAVFAAMVGVAGCGSGQDDSAGPKDGASAGSGDDKPSLKKVKTGPPSAAEVKTTAHAFLAAWSAGETAKAAGLTDDSGAATTALSGYRTKAKVAKVALDAGQASGAKVPFSVNAQLSSGGDSVPWTYESSLTVTRDTKTGKPVVAWKPSVVHPDLAEGDTLKTGASEAPPIKAVDRDGKELTASEHPTLKTVLAALRERYGKKAGGEAGVETWIERAKGSKSPDKTLKVLSKGTPGTLRTTIDASLQRTAEQQVSKRTKASVVAVKPSTGEILALANSPTSGFNTAFQGSYAPGSTMKIITSTTLMDKGLAAYGKPHPCPKYFSYGGWKFQNDKKFEIKNGTFEQSFARSCNTAFISQAGKLKDDDLSKEARDVFGIGLNWQAGVPTFDGAVPVQSAASKAASLIGQGGVRMNPLNMASVAATASTGSFHQPYLVAPSLDDRTLAKASRTMKSSTHDQLKKLMRLTATSGTAAEAMAGMSGDFGAKTGSAEVDNQEKPNGWFSAYRDDVAAAGVVPEGGHGGDTAGPIVAALLRAG from the coding sequence ATGCGGAGTGGCGCGAGAGCCGCGATCGTCGGTGCGGTGTTCGCCGCCATGGTCGGTGTGGCCGGTTGCGGCAGCGGCCAGGACGATTCAGCCGGCCCGAAGGACGGTGCGAGCGCCGGCTCGGGTGATGACAAGCCGTCCCTGAAGAAGGTGAAGACCGGACCGCCCAGCGCGGCCGAGGTCAAGACCACCGCCCACGCGTTCCTGGCGGCCTGGTCGGCGGGCGAGACGGCGAAGGCCGCCGGCCTTACGGACGACAGCGGCGCCGCCACCACGGCACTGAGCGGCTACCGCACGAAGGCCAAGGTGGCCAAGGTGGCGCTGGACGCGGGGCAGGCGAGCGGCGCCAAGGTGCCGTTCTCGGTCAACGCCCAGCTCTCCTCCGGCGGTGACAGCGTCCCCTGGACGTATGAATCCTCACTGACCGTGACCCGCGACACCAAGACCGGCAAGCCGGTCGTCGCCTGGAAGCCCTCCGTGGTGCACCCCGACCTCGCCGAGGGCGACACGCTCAAGACCGGCGCGTCCGAGGCACCGCCGATCAAGGCGGTGGACCGCGACGGCAAGGAGCTGACCGCCTCCGAGCACCCGACCCTCAAGACCGTCCTGGCCGCGCTGCGCGAGCGGTACGGCAAGAAGGCGGGCGGCGAGGCGGGCGTGGAGACCTGGATCGAGCGCGCCAAGGGCTCCAAGTCCCCCGACAAGACCCTCAAGGTGCTCTCCAAGGGCACCCCGGGCACGCTCCGCACCACGATCGACGCATCGCTCCAGCGCACCGCCGAGCAGCAGGTGAGCAAGCGCACCAAGGCGTCGGTGGTCGCGGTCAAGCCCAGCACCGGTGAGATCCTCGCGCTGGCCAACTCCCCCACGAGCGGCTTCAACACCGCCTTCCAGGGCTCGTACGCACCCGGCTCGACGATGAAGATCATCACCTCGACGACGCTGATGGACAAGGGCCTCGCGGCGTACGGCAAGCCGCATCCGTGCCCGAAGTACTTCAGTTACGGCGGCTGGAAGTTCCAGAACGACAAGAAGTTCGAGATCAAGAACGGCACCTTCGAGCAGAGCTTCGCCCGCTCCTGCAACACGGCCTTCATCAGCCAGGCGGGGAAGCTGAAGGACGACGACCTGAGCAAGGAGGCCCGGGACGTCTTCGGCATCGGGCTCAACTGGCAGGCCGGCGTGCCCACCTTCGACGGCGCCGTGCCGGTGCAGTCCGCGGCCTCCAAGGCCGCCTCGCTGATCGGCCAGGGCGGCGTGCGGATGAACCCGCTCAACATGGCGTCGGTCGCGGCCACCGCCTCCACCGGCAGCTTCCACCAGCCGTACCTGGTCGCGCCGTCGCTGGACGACCGGACGCTGGCCAAGGCGAGCAGGACGATGAAGTCCAGCACCCACGACCAGCTGAAGAAGCTGATGAGGCTCACGGCCACCTCGGGCACCGCCGCGGAGGCGATGGCCGGGATGAGCGGTGACTTCGGCGCCAAGACCGGCTCGGCCGAGGTGGACAACCAGGAGAAGCCGAACGGCTGGTTCAGCGCGTACCGCGACGACGTCGCGGCCGCCGGCGTGGTCCCCGAGGGCGGCCACGGAGGCGATACGGCGGGCCCGATCGTGGCGGCCCTGCTGCGCGCGGGCTGA
- a CDS encoding YbaK/EbsC family protein: MVDSTPDSAAHPRFADALREFGLEVEVRRFPDATRTAAEAAAAIGCELSQIVKSLVFEADGQPVVVLMDGASRVDVELVRQELGAGSVRRADAALVRETTGYAIGGVPPFGHRTRTRVLADRRLLDHETVWAAAGNPHTVFPLAPKALIAHAEGTLVDVRERSA; this comes from the coding sequence ATGGTCGACTCCACCCCTGACAGCGCCGCCCACCCCCGCTTCGCCGACGCCCTGCGCGAGTTCGGCCTGGAGGTCGAGGTGCGCCGGTTCCCCGACGCCACCCGTACCGCCGCCGAGGCCGCCGCGGCGATCGGCTGTGAGCTGAGCCAGATCGTCAAGTCGCTGGTCTTCGAGGCGGACGGACAGCCGGTGGTGGTGCTGATGGACGGGGCGTCACGGGTCGACGTCGAGCTCGTACGGCAGGAACTGGGCGCCGGGAGCGTCCGCCGGGCGGACGCGGCGCTGGTGCGGGAGACCACCGGCTACGCCATCGGCGGGGTGCCGCCCTTCGGCCACCGCACCCGTACCCGCGTCCTCGCCGACCGCCGCCTGCTGGACCACGAGACCGTATGGGCCGCGGCGGGCAATCCGCACACCGTCTTCCCGCTCGCTCCCAAGGCCCTGATCGCGCATGCCGAGGGCACCCTGGTGGATGTGCGCGAGCGTTCCGCATGA